In a single window of the Lepidochelys kempii isolate rLepKem1 chromosome 21, rLepKem1.hap2, whole genome shotgun sequence genome:
- the LOC140901311 gene encoding bile acid receptor-like isoform X1 — MKQLELEQSMANTFVTVSDGYCLAEPIQYYDVLPEHINYQLQDSDFQATPYCQYSTVQFPPVLQSQPSQSQYNTYSLDSQYSDGQYIISNCELNQPSCMVAHNNDNDGYHGLKRPRLSHSSLRMKGQEELCVVCGDKASGYHYNALTCEGCKDSSTHLSGFFRRSITKNAIYRCKNGGHCEMDMYMRRKCQECRLKKCKAVGMLAECLLTEVQCKSKRLRKNFKQKSSFLCSIKVEDEGVNSKHVSSTTRSGKIQGRMELTPVEHQLIDHIVAAHQKYTIPLEEAKKFLQETANPEESFLRLSETAVVHVQVLVDFTKRLPGFESLASDDQIALLKGSTVEAMFLRSAQIYNQRVNECQSSVSESHVRFSDHAVYCHVQDLDKSTIYSMEISHSEESPTSTTTTGITEEFITALFYFYRSMGELNVTETEYALLVATTIFFSDRPLLKNKQHVEKLQEPLLGILYKYSKIYHPEDPQHFARLIGRLTELRTLNHNHSEVLVMWRTKDPKLTSLLCEIWDLH, encoded by the exons ATGAAACAGTTGGAGCTGGAGCAGAGTATGGCAAATACCTTTGTAACTGTATCTGATGGGTACTGTCTTGCTGAACCCATTCAATATTATG ATGTTTTGCCAGAGCACATCAATTATCAGCTACAAGACTCAGACTTTCAGGCTACTCCTTACTGCCAGTATTCAACTGTTCAGTTTCCTCCAGTGTTACAGTCACAACCTTCCCAGTCACAATACAACACATACAGCCTGGATTCTCAGTACAGTGATGGGCAGTACATAATCAGTAATTGTGAATTAAACCAGCCTTCCTGCATGGTTGCCCATAATAATGATAATGATGGATATCATGGACTAAAAAGGCCAAGACTAAGTCATTCCTCCTTGCGAATGAAGGgtcaggaagagctctgtgttgtaTGTGGGGACAAAGCCTCGGGATACCACTACAATGCGCTCACTTGTGAAGGCTGTAAAG ACTCATCCACTCATTTGTCAg GATTCTTTCGACGTAGTATTACCAAAAATGCAATATACAGATGCAAGAATGGTGGCCACTGTGAAATGGACATGTACATGCGGAGGAAGTGTCAGGAGTGTCGCCTGAAGAAGTGTAAGGCTGTGGGAATGTTGGCAGAAT GTTTGCTGACTGAAGTCCAGTGTAAATCAAAACGACTCCGAAAGAATTTCAAGCAGAAGAGCAGTTTCCTTTGTAGCATCAAGGTGGAAGATGAGGGAGTAAACAGCAAGCATGTTTCATCCACAACTAGATCTGGAAAA atccaaGGGAGGATGGAACTTACTCCAGTGGAACATCAACTTATTGATCACATTGTTGCTGCCCATCAAAAATATACAATTCCCCTAGAGGAAGCAAAGAAGTTT CTGCAGGAAACTGCAAACCCTGAAGAGAGTTTTCTGAGGCTCTCAGAGACAGCAGTTGTTCATGTGCAAGTACTAGTGGATTTCACAAAGAGACTCCCAG GATTTGAAAGTTTAGCGAGTGATGACCAGATTGCATTGTTAAAAGGTTCAACAGTGGAAGCAATGTTTTTGCGTTCAGCCCAGATATATAATCAAAGAGTTAATGAATGCCAATCATCAGTGAGTGAAA GTCATGTAAGATTTTCTGATCATGCTGTGTATTGTCATGTTCAAGACCTTGATAAAAGTACTATTTATTCCATGGAAATATCTCACAGTGAAGAGAGTCCAACTTCCACAACTACCACAG GTATCACCGAGGAGTTTATCACTGCGCTATTTTACTTCTACAGAAGCATGGGAGAACTTAACGTGACTGAGACAGAATATGCCCTACTTGTAGCAACTACTATATTTTTTTCAG ATCGCCCActcctaaaaaacaaacaacatgtggaAAAACTCCAAGAACCCCTTTTAggtattttgtacaaatattcaAAAATTTATCATCCAGAAGATCCACAGCATTTTGCACGCCTCATAGGGAGGCTTACCGAACTCAGGACCCTCAATCATAACCATTCAGAAGTGCTAGTAATGTGGAGGACAAAAGACCCCAAACTGACCTCTTTACTCTGTGAAATTTGGGATTTGCACTGA
- the LOC140901311 gene encoding bile acid receptor-like isoform X2 has product MKQLELEQSMANTFVTVSDGYCLAEPIQYYDVLPEHINYQLQDSDFQATPYCQYSTVQFPPVLQSQPSQSQYNTYSLDSQYSDGQYIISNCELNQPSCMVAHNNDNDGYHGLKRPRLSHSSLRMKGQEELCVVCGDKASGYHYNALTCEGCKGFFRRSITKNAIYRCKNGGHCEMDMYMRRKCQECRLKKCKAVGMLAECLLTEVQCKSKRLRKNFKQKSSFLCSIKVEDEGVNSKHVSSTTRSGKIQGRMELTPVEHQLIDHIVAAHQKYTIPLEEAKKFLQETANPEESFLRLSETAVVHVQVLVDFTKRLPGFESLASDDQIALLKGSTVEAMFLRSAQIYNQRVNECQSSVSESHVRFSDHAVYCHVQDLDKSTIYSMEISHSEESPTSTTTTGITEEFITALFYFYRSMGELNVTETEYALLVATTIFFSDRPLLKNKQHVEKLQEPLLGILYKYSKIYHPEDPQHFARLIGRLTELRTLNHNHSEVLVMWRTKDPKLTSLLCEIWDLH; this is encoded by the exons ATGAAACAGTTGGAGCTGGAGCAGAGTATGGCAAATACCTTTGTAACTGTATCTGATGGGTACTGTCTTGCTGAACCCATTCAATATTATG ATGTTTTGCCAGAGCACATCAATTATCAGCTACAAGACTCAGACTTTCAGGCTACTCCTTACTGCCAGTATTCAACTGTTCAGTTTCCTCCAGTGTTACAGTCACAACCTTCCCAGTCACAATACAACACATACAGCCTGGATTCTCAGTACAGTGATGGGCAGTACATAATCAGTAATTGTGAATTAAACCAGCCTTCCTGCATGGTTGCCCATAATAATGATAATGATGGATATCATGGACTAAAAAGGCCAAGACTAAGTCATTCCTCCTTGCGAATGAAGGgtcaggaagagctctgtgttgtaTGTGGGGACAAAGCCTCGGGATACCACTACAATGCGCTCACTTGTGAAGGCTGTAAAG GATTCTTTCGACGTAGTATTACCAAAAATGCAATATACAGATGCAAGAATGGTGGCCACTGTGAAATGGACATGTACATGCGGAGGAAGTGTCAGGAGTGTCGCCTGAAGAAGTGTAAGGCTGTGGGAATGTTGGCAGAAT GTTTGCTGACTGAAGTCCAGTGTAAATCAAAACGACTCCGAAAGAATTTCAAGCAGAAGAGCAGTTTCCTTTGTAGCATCAAGGTGGAAGATGAGGGAGTAAACAGCAAGCATGTTTCATCCACAACTAGATCTGGAAAA atccaaGGGAGGATGGAACTTACTCCAGTGGAACATCAACTTATTGATCACATTGTTGCTGCCCATCAAAAATATACAATTCCCCTAGAGGAAGCAAAGAAGTTT CTGCAGGAAACTGCAAACCCTGAAGAGAGTTTTCTGAGGCTCTCAGAGACAGCAGTTGTTCATGTGCAAGTACTAGTGGATTTCACAAAGAGACTCCCAG GATTTGAAAGTTTAGCGAGTGATGACCAGATTGCATTGTTAAAAGGTTCAACAGTGGAAGCAATGTTTTTGCGTTCAGCCCAGATATATAATCAAAGAGTTAATGAATGCCAATCATCAGTGAGTGAAA GTCATGTAAGATTTTCTGATCATGCTGTGTATTGTCATGTTCAAGACCTTGATAAAAGTACTATTTATTCCATGGAAATATCTCACAGTGAAGAGAGTCCAACTTCCACAACTACCACAG GTATCACCGAGGAGTTTATCACTGCGCTATTTTACTTCTACAGAAGCATGGGAGAACTTAACGTGACTGAGACAGAATATGCCCTACTTGTAGCAACTACTATATTTTTTTCAG ATCGCCCActcctaaaaaacaaacaacatgtggaAAAACTCCAAGAACCCCTTTTAggtattttgtacaaatattcaAAAATTTATCATCCAGAAGATCCACAGCATTTTGCACGCCTCATAGGGAGGCTTACCGAACTCAGGACCCTCAATCATAACCATTCAGAAGTGCTAGTAATGTGGAGGACAAAAGACCCCAAACTGACCTCTTTACTCTGTGAAATTTGGGATTTGCACTGA